One Aegilops tauschii subsp. strangulata cultivar AL8/78 chromosome 7, Aet v6.0, whole genome shotgun sequence genomic window carries:
- the LOC141026843 gene encoding uncharacterized protein, translated as MAKDSSWAYLSDDLLLLVLRRLTSLADRVRAGAICRPWRSAAGQLPPRRLPWVMFGNGTLFDLANDSATHPHHRLRLPDDCWRYSAGENMLFLVHQRDGSCSLLNALSGATTRLPELAGLLRTYDVRHRRLRNELSCTPHNHNELRGILRSWRGQTEPTMKAIGKVVVSSSASDDEPIVVAVLIGRDVIVSTCRPTGESNSVLLGDLHHEAIDIALFQGKIYALSRGHVLETLDLSNGHQKGFKLKYSTELMIKHPWQNHHHQHFQDGFPLVEM; from the coding sequence ATGGCGAAAGATTCTTCTTGGGCGTACCTGTCAGATGATCTCCTGCTCCTGGTCCTCCGCCGCCTCACGTCCCTCGCGGACCGCGTCCGAGCAGGCGCCATCTGTAGACCATGGCGCTCCGCCGCCGGCCAGCTCCCACCGAGGCGGCTCCCGTGGGTCATGTTCGGCAACGGCACCCTCTTCGACCTGGCAAACGACAGCGCGACGCACCCGCACCACCGCCTGCGTCTCCCCGACGATTGCTGGCGCTACAGCGCCGGCGAGAACATGTTGTTCCTCGTGCACCAGCGCGACGGTAGCTGCTCCCTCTTGAACGCTCTCTCCGGCGCCACCACCCGTCTCCCCGAGCTAGCCGGCCTCCTGCGGACTTACGACGTCCGGCATCGTCGACTGCGGAACGAGCTCAGCTGCACCCCCCACAACCACAACGAGCTCAGGGGCATCCTCCGCTCCTGGCGGGGCCAAACCGAGCCCACCATGAAAGCTATAGGGAAGGTGGTGGTGTCCTCCTCGGCGTCAGACGACGAGCCCATCGTCGTCGCCGTCCTGATCGGACGCGATGTCATCGTGTCCACTTGCCGACCGACCGGCGAGAGCAACTCAGTCCTCCTGGGGGATCTACATCACGAGGCCATCGACATTGCCCTTTTTCAAGGGAAAATCTACGCGCTCTCCAGGGGCCATGTCCTCGAGACCCTTGACCTCAGCAATGGCCACCAAAAAGGCTTCAAACTCAAGTACAGTACCGAACTCATGATAAAGCACCCATGGCaaaaccaccaccaccaacattTCCAAGACGGTTTTCCCTTGGTCGAGATGTAG
- the LOC109737745 gene encoding uncharacterized protein: MAKDQRQSAWTDLQPDLLLLVLHHLTSLLDRVRAGAVCRSWRSASSLLPPTRLPWVVFGDGTLFDLANDSAPHPHYRLRLPDDCWRYSAGENMLFLVHQRDGSCSLMNALSGARTDLPELAAILRTDNLWHRKPNELRRTPHDPHEPTMAIGKVVLSSAPDDPIVAVLLENKIFVSTCRPAGESNSCLLVLVHEAVDMVLFQGQIYALSIRHVLSNLNLINGHLDKPTPPGVEPKVRWGLDLIKNPWSWQQHEQDEEDVFKQDEEDVFADPLVELYLVESGGKLLMVKRWLRRPWMPCFPEGRRTFCLQVWEADISEGQWKKLDGSLEGRALFVSRSCSKSLPVGHGVREDCIYFLKNLYVSRKPNAPLGDFGVYNVRDKTFTPLLRESMPSLPWKSGRFPSWFFHGQV; this comes from the coding sequence ATGGCGAAAGACCAGCGCCAGTCTGCATGGACGGACCTGCAACCGGATCTCCTGCTCCTGGTCCTCCACCACCTCACGTCCCTCTTGGACCGCGTCCGAGCAGGCGCCGTCTGCAGGTCGTGGCGCTCGGCCTCCAGCCTGCTCCCACCGACGCGGCTCCCCTGGGTCGTGTTCGGCGACGGCACCCTCTTCGACCTCGCCAACGACAGCGCGCCGCACCCGCACTACCGCCTGCGTCTCCCCGATGACTGCTGGCGCTACAGCGCCGGCGAGAACATGCTGTTTCTCGTGCACCAGCGCGACGGCAGCTGCTCCCTCATGAACGCTCTCTCCGGTGCCAGGACCGATCTCCCTGAGCTAGCTGCTATCTTGCGGACTGACAACCTCTGGCACCGAAAGCCAAACGAGCTCAGGCGCACCCCCCATGACCCACACGAGCCCACGATGGCTATAGGAAAGGTGGTGTTATCTTCAGCGCCGGACGACCCCATCGTCGCCGTCCTGCTCGAAAACAAAATCTTCGTTTCTACTTGCCGGCCGGCCGGAGAGAGCAACTCATGCCTGCTGGTGTTGGTTCACGAGGCCGTCGACATGGTTCTGTTTCAAGGGCAGATCTACGCCCTCTCCATCAGACATGTCCTCTCGAACCTCAACCTCATCAATGGTCACCTCGACAAGCCGACGCCGCCTGGCGTTGAACCAAAAGTGCGGTGGGGTTTAGATTTGATAAAGAACCCGTGGTCATGGCAGCAACATGAGCAAGATGAAGAAGACGTTTTCAAGCAAGATGAAGAAGACGTTTTCGCTGACCCCCTGGTCGAGCTATATCTAGTTGAGTCTGGCGGCAAGCTCTTGATGGTGAAGCGATGGCTCCGCCGCCCATGGATGCCCTGCTTCCCGGAAGGTAGAAGAACTTTCTGCTTGCAGGTGTGGGAGGCAGACATTAGCGAAGGCCAGTGGAAGAAGTTGGACGGCAGCCTAGAAGGCCGGGCGCTCTTTGTGAGCAGGTCTTGCTCTAAGTCTTTGCCCGTCGGTCATGGAGTTCGAGAAGACTGTATCTACTTCCTGAAGAACCTCTATGTGTCGAGGAAGCCGAACGCGCCTCTCGGCGACTTTGGCGTGTACAATGTTAGAGACAAGACGTTCACCCCTTTGTTGCGTGAGTCAATGCCATCGCTGCCGTGGAAGAGCGGGCGGTTTCCATCATGGTTTTTTCATGGCCAAGTTTAa